A portion of the Drosophila sechellia strain sech25 chromosome 2R, ASM438219v1, whole genome shotgun sequence genome contains these proteins:
- the LOC6608367 gene encoding membrane-bound alkaline phosphatase has protein sequence MARRFILLLVLAVCLSGSASGQRDHPRGRSIDAESHPIKHAEEQQTQYWVDKAQAKLLSKLAEQPSATTNKAKNVILFLGDGMSVHTVTATRNLLGDSAEQVYFEGFPYTGLSKTYCVNRQVADSACTATAYLGGVKANYGTIGVNANVSRYSCDGAANEEDQVHSIAQWAQAAGKDAGLVTTARVTHASPAGVYAHIADRNWENDWEVANRECDPEQTIDIARQLVEQPVGQQLKVILGGGRKNFIDATVNDEEGYPGQRTDGRHLIRSWLDQKKEANVSAKYVWSRKGLRLVDLENTDYLLGLFANDHLPYNGDRDRKRSQLADPSLSELTEAAIKVLSRNDKGFFLFVEGARIDMAHHDTFAKRSLEDTAEFARAVQKARELTSEDDTLIVVTADHAHVMSINGYPYRDQEITGLAQLADDNLPYTILSYANGPGYYSAYNRAEGRALLKEKLVADSDYQYPTLAPLDAETHGGDDVAVYASGPYAQYFSGNYEQSNIPALMARAAGIGPYA, from the exons ATGGCCAGGAGATTCATTCTGTTGCTCGTCTTAGCTGTCTGCCTGAGCGGAAGTGCCAGCGGACAAAGAG ACCATCCTCGTGGGCGTTCCATTGATGCCGAATCGCATCCCATCAAGCATGCAGAGGAGCAGCAGACCCAGTACTGGGTGGATAAGGCCCAGGCGAAGCTGTTATCGAAGCTGGCCGAGCAGCCGTCCGCGACCACAAACAAGGCGAAGAACGTTATTCTGTTCCTGGGCGATGGAATGTCCGTTCACACGGTCACGGCCACCCGGAATCTGCTGGGCGACAGTGCGGAGCAGGTGTACTTCGAGGGATTTCCCTACACTGGCTTGTCCAAGACCTACTGCGTGAACCGCCAGGTGGCCGATTCCGCCTGCACGGCCACCGCCTATTTGGGCGGTGTGAAGGCAAACTATGGAACCATTGGCGTGAACGCCAATGTGTCCAGATACAGCTGTGATGGCGCCGCTAACGAGGAGGATCAGGTGCACAGCATCGCGCAGTGGGCACAGGCGGCTGGCAAGGATGCAGGTCTGGTGACCACAGCCCGGGTGACTCATGCATCACCGGCTGGCGTTTATGCCCACATCGCAGATCGCAATTGGGAGAACGACTGGGAGGTGGCCAACAGGGAGTGCGATCCCGAGCAGACCATCGATATTGCCCGCCAGCTCGTGGAGCAGCCTGTGGGTCAGCAGCTGAAGGTAATCCTTGGAGGCGGTCGCAAGAACTTCATCGACGCAACGGTGAACGATGAGGAGGGATATCCCGGCCAGCGTACCGACGGTCGCCACTTAATCCGCAGCTGGTTGGATCAGAAGAAGGAGGCCAATGTCTCAGCCAAATACGTGTGGAGTCGCAAGGGACTCCGTCTGGTGGATCTCGAGAATACGGACTACCTCTTGGGTCTTTTTGCCAATGACCATCTGCCGTACAACGGTGATCGGGACAGGAAACGTAGTCAGTTGGCGGATCCTTCGCTGAGTGAGCTCACGGAGGCTGCCATTAAGGTTTTGAGTCGCAATGACAAGGGATTCTTCCTCTTCGTCGAGGGTGCTCGTATCGACATGGCCCACCACGATACCTTCGCCAAGAGATCCCTCGAGGATACGGCTGAGTTTGCGAGGGCCGTCCAGAAGGCACGCGAACTTACCTCCGAGGATGACACACTGATCGTGGTGACCGCTGATCATGCTCATGTTATGTCCATCAATGGTTATCCT TATCGTGACCAGGAGATAACCGGATTGGCACAGCTGGCGGATGATAATCTGCCCTATACGATTTTGTCCTATGCCAATGGACCTGGCTACTACTCCGCCTATAATCGTGCTGAGGGACGTGCCCTTCTAAAGGAGAAGTTGGTGGCGGACTCAGACTACCAGTATCCCACGCTGGCGCCCTTGGACGCGGAAACCCACGGAGGAGACGATGTGGCGGTGTACGCCTCGGGGCCCTATGCCCAGTACTTCAGCGGCAACTACGAGCAGAGCAATATTCCGGCGCTGATGGCCAGAGCAGCGGGTATCGGTCCCTATGCCTAG